The window AGCTGTACGTCTCCGACCCCGTCGCCGACGAACTGGCGGAGTGCGACGACGTCGACGTCGGGGAGCGCCGGGAGATAGAGTTCGACGACGCGGGCGACTTCGTATTCGGGTTCGAAGGTCGATAGGGAGTATCGCAGGTCCGCAGCGAGTTCTCGCCCCGTCGAGGCGAGAACGCCTGCACGGCTACGATACTCTCTACGCGGCCGGCATCGGTCCCCGAGCCTCGCCGACGCAGCGTCAAGTCGGTGGTCGGAGACGTAGGTTAATAGCAGTAAGTAGACGCGATGACCGGACGGTGGTCGTGACCGACAGCGGCGGTGGGGAGTCGGACACGGACGACCAGCCCAGCGACGGTGAGGGTGCCCGGAAGAAGAGGGGCACGCTCATCGACGCGGCACAAGTCGGCGGAGTCTGCGACCTCAGCTTCGGGAAACTCCAGCTGCTGTTCCTCGGGTTCCCCGACATTCGGGGGATGGAGTTGTTCTGCGGCGAGGTGGTGCCGGCGTTCCGGTCGGGTCCGTCGTCGTTCGCTCCGTGAACTACTCGGCCGGCGACCGGACGTACGTCACCGGACACGGCGCTCCGAGGAGCACGTCCTGCGTCGTGCTCCCGAACATCGCCTTGCCGACTGGCGAGCGCGTTGCACCGGAGACGACCACGCGGTCGGCGTTCGTCTCCCCGGCCAGGCTGACGATCCCGTCGCTGACGTCGCCGACCACGCCCCGGAGATCGTAGTCGACGTCGTGCTCCTCGAGCAGCCGTTCCAGACGGCGAACGGACTGATGGCGCTTCAGCACCGTGTTCACGTCCTCGGTGGTGGCATTTGGAAGGTCAATCTCCGCGGCCACGTTCTCGAACTGTTCCTGCGTAAACACGTGTGTGAGTACGACCGTGGCGTCGGTCGGTTTCGCGACCTGCAGCACGGCCTGCGCGAGCCGGTCCAGTCGGTCGTCGTCCTGCGGCCCGACGGCGAGGACAATCGTCTCGAACGAGAGATCCATGAGGGTCCTTCACTAGACCGCGACAAAAATCCTTCCGAATCGGGCGACACTACCCCTGGTCGATGACGAACCGCAATTCGGGGGTGAATCAGTCGACCACCCGCCGGACGTACCCGTCGAGGTCTCCGACGTTCACGGCTCCGCGCTCGGTCGCTGGTGCGCCCGTCCACGCCGCGGTCCGCGGGTCTTTCCGCGGTCGGAATGCCTATCCACGCCGCCGTGCCACTCGATCACGTATGCCTGCAGTTCCGGAGCCGACAGAGCCAACGAAGCCACCGAAGCCGCTATGCCCGACCGCTCGCATCGAGCCGCCTGCCGACCGCTCGACGGCGGGGGGCCGATGACCGACGCTGCCTCGGACGACCCGGTCCGTACCTGGTGTCCGCTGGTTACTCCCCTCGACGGGGACGAGGCGGTCGACCACGACGCGCTCGCGAGCTTGGTCTCGCACGTTCGCGAGGGCGGTGTCGAGGGGCTCGTTCCCTGCGGTACGACGGGGGAGTTCGCCAGTCTCGACGCCGAGGAGTACCGCGCGGTGCTGGAGACGACCGTCGACGCCGCCGGCGATGCGCCCGTCATGGCCGGCACTGCGGCGACGAGCGTCGCCGAGACGCTCCACCGGATCGAAACGGCGAGGGACGCCGGCGTCGACATCGGACTGATCGTCCTCCCGTACTTCCACACGGCGAACGACCCCGAGGGCAACGCGGAATTCGTCCGGCGCGTCGCCGACGACGCGGTACTTCCGCTCTACCTCTACAACATCCCGGCCTGTACGGGGCAGGCGATCGCCCCCGACGTGGTCAAGTCGGTCGCCGATCACGACCGGATCCACGGGCTGAAGGACTCGAGCGGCGACTTCAACTACTTCGTCGAGACGCTGCGCCGGACTCCGGACGACTTCGACTGTTACCAGGGGTTCGACAGCCACCTCGTCCCCGGGATGCTGCAGGGCGGTACGGGCGGGATCAACGCCCTCTCGAACGTCGTCCCCAAGGTGTTCACGGCCGGCGCGGCGGCGGCCGCCGGCGACGTCGACGCCGCTCGCCGGATCGGGAACGAGGGGATCGCGCCGCTGTTTCAGCAGTGCGTCGCCCACGGGTTCGCCCCGGCGACGAAGGCCGCGCTGGCCGAGCGGAGTATCCTCGACGACGCCACGGTGCGTCCGCCGCTGGTCGAACCCGGTGACGAAGCGCGGGAAGAGATCGGCGAGGCCGTCGACATCGCCCTCGACGTCGTCGAATCGGTCGACCTCGGCTGAACGTGGCGACGCGGAGGTTCACCGACGTGCCGGGTCGAATAGTGGGCTACGTCCGGGCTGGGTCGAGCAACTCCACCGGGTGCGCTGGCTTCCGGTCGAGCAGGTCGTCCAACTGGTCGAGACACGAGGTCCCGCTGGCGACGACCCGGCGGTTCCCGTGAACCCCACCGAACTCCGTCGCGAGGTCCTCACCGACGGCCATACTGAGTTCGTAGTAGTCGCGCTTGTAGCCGAAGCTACCAGCCATCCCACAGCACTCGGCCTCCGAGAGGACGACATCGTACCCGAGTCGGTCGAGCACGGCCTGGGTGTGGGCGGCCGCGCCGAGGGTCCGCTGCTGGCAGTGGCTGTGGTAGGCTACGCCCGGGTCGTCCGCGTCGGGGCCGGTCAGCACGTCGGCGTCGCCGCCGTTCTCCAGCAGGCCGAAGACGTACTCGACGGCCTCGTAGCTGTTCTCGGACAGGCGTTGATGGGAGGCGTCCGGGAGGAACTTCTCGTACTCCCGACGGAACATGGCGAGGTCGCTCGGTTCGACCACGACCACGTCGCGGCCGGCGTCGAGGTGCTCCGCGAGCGCGCCGAACACCCGGCTGGCCTTCGCGTCGGCGGTGGCGACCATCCCCTGTGAGAGCGGCGCTCGACCGCTGGAGGGAACGTCCGGTACCTCGACGTGCACGCCGAGGGCTTCCAGCACCCGGACGGCGGCCCGCCCACGTCCCGGGCGGACGTAGTTCGTGTAGAGGTCGGGGTAGACGATCGCCTCGCGGGTCGCCTCGTCCCGGGGGACCAGCGAGCCGCCGGCCGCTCGCGTCTCCCGCGCTCGCTTCGTCGAGGCGGCTGCGCCGCCTCGCTTCTCGAACCAGTCGCGGAACGTCTCCCGCTCGAACTGGGGCAGGTCGCGCCGGCCGTCGATTCCCAGCACGCGCTCCATTCCGGCGCGGACCGGCCCCGCATTCGCGAGCCAGTTCGACAGCGGGGCCGTCGCACTCCCGAGCTTCGCCGCCGTCTCGAAGTTGCCGAAGAAGCGCTTGCCGAGGTCCATCCCGCCCGGCTCCTCGTCGGGCGTGAGCCCCTCGACGAGGTGGTCGAACTGCCCCTCGTCGGCGCCGCGGTTGACCCGGTCGCGAACGACGGTGTTGATCCACGGGATGTCGATCTCGACGGGGCAGGCGTTCACGCAGCGCGAGCAGCCCGTACAGAGGTCGTTGAACTCCGCCGCGGTGTCCAGCCCCTCGACACCGGCCTCCCAGCCGGTGGCGATGCCGCCGGTGTACGTCTCGCCGCCGAACGCGTGGCCGCCCACTTGCTGGAAGTTCGCACAGGAGTTCGCGCAGGCGCCACAGCGGATGCAGTACAGCGTCTCCCGCAACTGGGGATCCTCGCGCATCTCGGTCCGGCCGTTGTCGAGGAGGACGAGGTGGAACTCGCGGTCCTCACTCCCCTGCTTCGACAGCGGAGTCGTCGGGTCGTCGAAGTCGAGCGAGGGGGAGTCGGAGGGGGGTGTCAGCATCGAGAGGTACTGCGGGACGTCCTGACCGGTCGCGGCGCGGGCGATCAGCTCGGTGAACGGCTTCAGTTCCTCGATAGAGGGGAGAAGCTTCTCGATTCCGGCGACGGCGACGTGCGTGTCCGGCGTCGCCGCCACCTTCCGGCCGTTCCCCTCGTTGGTGACGAGCGTGATCGTCCCCGACTCGGCGAGCACGAAGTTCGCACCGGTGACCCCCACGTCCGCCTCGACGATGCGGTCGCCGAGGTAGTCGCGCGCGAACTCGGTGAGCTCTTGGGCCGTTTCCAGGGGCTCCTCCGGGTCAAAACGGTCGTTGAACAGTTCCGCAATGTCGTCACTCGACCTGTGCAGCGAGGGGCCGACGAGGTGGGAGGGCGCCTCGTCGGCGACCTGGACGACGAACTCCCCGAGGTCGGTCTCGTACACGTCGACGCCGGCGGCTTCGAGCGCCTCGTTGAGGTCGATCTCTTCGGTCGTCATCGACTTCGACTTCACGACCGTGTCGCCGTCGTCCCGGACGACCTCCTCGACGTAACGGTTCGCGTCCGCGGCGTCGTCCGCGACGTACACCGTGCCGCCGTTGGCCTCGACCGACTCGCGGACGGTCTCGATCAGCTCCGGGAGGCGCTCGATGGCGTCCTCCTTGATCTCCCGTGCCCTGCCCCTGAGCTCCTCGTACCCCTCGTACTCGGTCGAGGCCCGGTACCGCTCGCGGTTGAAGTGGCTCGTGTTCTCCCGGACCGCCTCCCGCTCGGTCGCGAGCAGGTGACGGATGTGGGCAGCTTTGTCAGTGGGTTCGTCGACGGACATCTACCGATTCTCCAGGACGACGGCGTGGACGTGCTTCGGCCCGTGGACCCCCTCGACGAGCGCGCCCATGTCGCCGGTCGCGCTCGGGCCGGTCGCGAAGACGGCGCTCGCGGGGTTCTCGGCGTAGGCGTCGCCGAGTTCGTCGAGCGCGGCGGGGAGGTCGGCGACGAGGTCACTCTCGCGAACGACGGCGACGTGACGCTCGGGGTAGAGGCTCACCGGCTCCGACCCCTTCGCGTCGGAGTCGATCAGGAAGCTCCCGTACGTGGCGACGCCGAGCCTGGCGGGCGTGACCCCCGTCGTCGCCGCGCGTAGCTCCGCGGGCGTCGGGTCGACCGTCACCGGCGCGTCGTCGAGTGATACCCCCTCGTAGCCGAGCGGGACGCCGACGGCGGGGTTGACGAGCGCATCGACCAGCGTCGAACGGAACCCCTCGATGTCGGTGCGCGCCCACGAGACCCCGTGGTCCTCCAGCGCCTCGCCGAACCCAGCAATGCGTACATTTGACATGGTAGTAGGTCACGAGGGGACACGGTTAATCGTTTTCCTCTTACACACCGCTTGCGGTCGAATTTCCTGCTGACAGCTTGTAGCTCGCGTCCGCGGTTCTCGATGGTGTCGATGCACCTTTCCCCGGTCGGCGTTCCGCCAAGTCGGTGCCGTGGCCCCGCTTGGTTGTTTGTACCCGGGGCCACGGACCGGAGTCACCCGGCGGTACTGTCGGTGTGGTCGCTGCCGTTCGAGTCGCAGTCGCTACCGACCTCCGACCCGATCACCTTTCCTTCTCGACGGACTCCAGTAACCCCTTCATGTAGCCGATGGTGAACAGCCGGCCCTTGGTCTCGTAGCCGGGGTTGTCGTTCTGCTCGCCGGCCATCGTCGGCACGTGGTCCGGGCGGATCACGCCGTCGAAGTCGACCTCGTGGTAGGCGCGCATCGCCTCGACCATGTCCGTCGGGCCGTCATCGTGCCAGGTCTCCACGAACCCGTCGGCGTCCCCCTCGACGTCGCGGAAGTGCGCGAATACGATACGGTCGCCGAAGTGGCGGATCGCCTCGGGGATGTCGGCGCCCATCGCTGCGAAGTTCCCTTGACCGAACGTGACGCCGTTGTGCGGGCTGTCGACGATA of the Halococcus salifodinae DSM 8989 genome contains:
- a CDS encoding universal stress protein, producing the protein MDLSFETIVLAVGPQDDDRLDRLAQAVLQVAKPTDATVVLTHVFTQEQFENVAAEIDLPNATTEDVNTVLKRHQSVRRLERLLEEHDVDYDLRGVVGDVSDGIVSLAGETNADRVVVSGATRSPVGKAMFGSTTQDVLLGAPCPVTYVRSPAE
- a CDS encoding dihydrodipicolinate synthase family protein — its product is MTDAASDDPVRTWCPLVTPLDGDEAVDHDALASLVSHVREGGVEGLVPCGTTGEFASLDAEEYRAVLETTVDAAGDAPVMAGTAATSVAETLHRIETARDAGVDIGLIVLPYFHTANDPEGNAEFVRRVADDAVLPLYLYNIPACTGQAIAPDVVKSVADHDRIHGLKDSSGDFNYFVETLRRTPDDFDCYQGFDSHLVPGMLQGGTGGINALSNVVPKVFTAGAAAAAGDVDAARRIGNEGIAPLFQQCVAHGFAPATKAALAERSILDDATVRPPLVEPGDEAREEIGEAVDIALDVVESVDLG
- a CDS encoding LUD domain-containing protein, translating into MSVDEPTDKAAHIRHLLATEREAVRENTSHFNRERYRASTEYEGYEELRGRAREIKEDAIERLPELIETVRESVEANGGTVYVADDAADANRYVEEVVRDDGDTVVKSKSMTTEEIDLNEALEAAGVDVYETDLGEFVVQVADEAPSHLVGPSLHRSSDDIAELFNDRFDPEEPLETAQELTEFARDYLGDRIVEADVGVTGANFVLAESGTITLVTNEGNGRKVAATPDTHVAVAGIEKLLPSIEELKPFTELIARAATGQDVPQYLSMLTPPSDSPSLDFDDPTTPLSKQGSEDREFHLVLLDNGRTEMREDPQLRETLYCIRCGACANSCANFQQVGGHAFGGETYTGGIATGWEAGVEGLDTAAEFNDLCTGCSRCVNACPVEIDIPWINTVVRDRVNRGADEGQFDHLVEGLTPDEEPGGMDLGKRFFGNFETAAKLGSATAPLSNWLANAGPVRAGMERVLGIDGRRDLPQFERETFRDWFEKRGGAAASTKRARETRAAGGSLVPRDEATREAIVYPDLYTNYVRPGRGRAAVRVLEALGVHVEVPDVPSSGRAPLSQGMVATADAKASRVFGALAEHLDAGRDVVVVEPSDLAMFRREYEKFLPDASHQRLSENSYEAVEYVFGLLENGGDADVLTGPDADDPGVAYHSHCQQRTLGAAAHTQAVLDRLGYDVVLSEAECCGMAGSFGYKRDYYELSMAVGEDLATEFGGVHGNRRVVASGTSCLDQLDDLLDRKPAHPVELLDPART
- a CDS encoding LUD domain-containing protein produces the protein MSNVRIAGFGEALEDHGVSWARTDIEGFRSTLVDALVNPAVGVPLGYEGVSLDDAPVTVDPTPAELRAATTGVTPARLGVATYGSFLIDSDAKGSEPVSLYPERHVAVVRESDLVADLPAALDELGDAYAENPASAVFATGPSATGDMGALVEGVHGPKHVHAVVLENR